One window of Trichocoleus sp. genomic DNA carries:
- a CDS encoding ribonuclease III domain-containing protein, producing MELETQTSKDAEAVRLQTTLPLLLSSNPYASEINSAIPVQRLSPAALAYVGDAVFELFIRTYYLTPPKRLKAYHEQVVTHVRAETQARYLKILRPHLTEAEQDIARRGRNASPRGPKRLDPEIYQQATGLETLLGYLYLTDSNRLTEVLAYLQPELA from the coding sequence GTGGAGCTTGAAACGCAAACTAGCAAAGATGCTGAGGCAGTTCGTTTACAGACAACGCTGCCTCTTCTGCTGTCTAGTAACCCCTATGCCTCCGAGATAAATTCCGCTATTCCAGTGCAGCGGCTTTCTCCGGCAGCTTTAGCTTATGTTGGTGATGCTGTATTTGAACTATTTATCCGAACCTATTATCTCACCCCACCCAAGCGATTAAAGGCTTATCATGAACAGGTGGTGACTCATGTTCGAGCCGAAACTCAAGCCCGTTATTTAAAGATCCTTCGTCCCCACCTGACTGAAGCTGAGCAAGATATCGCTCGACGCGGCAGAAATGCATCTCCGCGTGGGCCTAAGCGTCTTGATCCCGAAATTTATCAACAGGCAACTGGTCTAGAAACCTTACTTGGCTATCTCTACCTTACCGATTCCAATCGCTTGACTGAAGTTCTAGCATATCTTCAGCCAGAACTAGCTTAA